CTGATCCTCCCTCGGTTCCTCATTTCTCGCACAATGATGCCGGGTTCTCTCTTTCGAACGTTGCCGATCCCCGCGTTTTCATTGGCgactgtttcttttttttctcgtttcttctttaaacagatcttttcttttctttagcTTCCATTCTTGGTCAGGCCCTATCTCTCACTTTCATATTCACTCAATTAACGTAAAGTATATTAAACACGATTATGGAATAAAAACCGATtttgttgaagttcaaaatAATACTCAGGTCTAAGACGATCCTGTTATATTACAGCAGTTTTCTTGTTGTTTTGTATGAGCGATCGTTTCCCATTAGAGGATAGCGATGGGCTATTATTTTCATTAGAGAGCGAGGCCAATAACGAACGCCGGGATGTTGAAACTTCCCCTTCGATACGTGAGCCAAGCAGACATCAGAATATCGAACCTAATATCTTTGATGGCTTGGAGGATTTTAGAGTTGATCCATGGTTCTCCAATCTGGATACTGCTCACGAAAGTACTGGCGAGAAGCGTGAAGTGAGTAGTAGTGATGGCAGTAGCGCCGGCCAGGTCGGAAATAGTTCGGGAACCAGTGGAAGCACTGGAACAAATGGCACATTACTCGTTAATTCAGATACCCTATTGGGGGACGCACAGAAAAATATTAAAGACCTCGGATCTTCCGATGAGAACACTCAGCAAAGatcttccatttccactTATATCAAAAGAGAGcctgttgaagaggatgcTTTCGACGATGTATCGTTGGTTAACTCTGTTGATTCGGCCGCGTCCATTGTATCTGAGGCTTCTTTATTCAATGGGGTCACAGATCTTGCTACAGACACGGATCCCCTAACAACACTTGAGGGTTCCTCTTCGAGTGCCGAGGCCGTATCAGCTTCCAGGCCAGTGTCAAGTTCATCTAGTGGACAGCTCTTTTCTAGTCAGCAGTCATCATATGGTTCTACCAGTTCTTTTTCCACAGGATTTAGCAAAGTGGGAAAGCCCCAACGTGATAGATTTTCTCATAACATCATCGAGAGAAAATATAGAACCAATATCAATGCAAAACTCAGTGAACTACGTAACGCTGTGCCAACACTCAGGGCTGCAGATGCTTCCACCACTGGGGGCCAAATTAATTTTGCGCAGCTTGAAGGTCTTACACCAGCAAGCAGGTTAAACAAGGCTAGTGTTTTTACCAAAGCCACTGAGTATATTCGTCATTTAGAGTCAAAGAATTATGCACTGATAGGGGAAATTAACATACTCAGAAGAATTATCAGTCATCACAACATATGTCTTCCTCCTGAATTAGAAGAGCTTCCagaaatcagaagaaaTCAATCCTTACCGCAGTTCATCAATTATGGAAAATCGGAGGGGCCGCATACTCGTCAATTCACGATGTCTCAATCTGCTTCACAATCGTCTTCACAATCATCTTCGCAATAATTTTTGGACTCATCTTCACAGACTTTGTTGCAGCCTCTTctcaaccttcttcttcttttccaaaagcaTTTTTGCAACAATCAGATTCAGGGGATAGCTACCTGCAGATGGTGAACCAGATGtttcaaaaaaaaggaacTAAACGTTTGTTTTTTGGCCCGTCAGTTTTGTACCACCTCAAGCTGGGCAAAATCAGCAAATGCATATTTAGCGGCCACATAATCAATAGGCACAAAAGTCATATGCTGTCCAACCTGATCAACAACATCGAGTTGCGGCACCCGAACATGTTACTTCAATAGCCATTCCAATCATTTGGCACTAGAATAGTTACTGGCAGTATGGCCGCTATTATTGGTTCACGATCTTTTTATGAGAATTACTAGTTTACGGAAACTgattccagaaagagatgtCGCTGGCTCCCTGCGTTGACTTGACCAAAATTTGTTTCTCTATCAGCATTGTCGTGGAATATTTCTTTGTTGTCTATGGCGTCTATATAATATTGCAGGGAAATGCTCTCATAATTGAAGCATTGATTACTACTAATGATTCAAAGGTTGCATCAAAAAAATAGCAGTGGCAACCTTTTCCGGGAGCTTTGCAAAAaagtattttttttccattctGTTTCTATGCTTTTTATCATTCATTGTATTTACATTTCATTGATTTTTGGTATATTTTAGGtagtttcttttttggtTACTAATAGAGAATTCATCACTTATGGGCTGCATATCAATATAGAATTTTAAATCCTCAATCCAACAATTGCCCAATATGGATGTTGGCTGGAATTCACCCGCgatgttctttctttttttgacTCTACttaatttttcttctcccCGTCGACAATCTGCCAATTCCGTTTgtaacttttttttttctctcgGCTCGCCCGTTGAATTAATCGTTCTGCAAGTTCCTTCTTGATACGACCAACTACCTATCAGCAAAAGTCTGAAGATCGCCCTATCAGATCGAAGCCGCGTAATATTTTTTGTGGTTTCGTCATTCATCTTGATCAGCCGTCCCTCAGTCGCTTCTCTATCCGGCTTCACTATAGATTCTCTCATTACAACGTTACCCATGCCCCAGCCCGCGCTCGACGTTTCCCCTAATCTTAAGCTGCAAGCCTTTGGCAATGAATCCGAAAAGGTTATATCTAGCCTCAAGCCAGCCTTTGATGATTTAAATGATCCATCCATCCCAGAAGTGCGTCATTGGAAAGATTTGGGTGATTTCTTAGAGACATTACAGCAAGTACCTCGCGATCCTCAGAATCCCCTCAATTCACGTAATCCTTTGAGCCAGCCTTTGATGTATAGGATCTGTAACCACTGTGATAATCCCATTCTCGAAAGCTGTATGGCTGATCATCTTAAATCGTGTGCCGagcttcagaagaagaagaaagaagctgctGAAAAGACGAAAACGGTCGATTTAACAGCTGTTGTTCATTTGTCGTCTGAAACTGGATCCTCGAACGGTGCAACggacgatgatgatgtttcCAATAATGTCAACGGTAAAAATGGCAGAGGCCGTTCTAGTGATGCCGATGTGATGCGTAAAACTGGTCATAAGCATCATATTGGTTCAAATCGTGCTACACCATCCCCATCTGTTTATCATGTTTCTGgatccaagaaaaa
The sequence above is a segment of the Brettanomyces nanus chromosome 4, complete sequence genome. Coding sequences within it:
- a CDS encoding uncharacterized protein (EggNog:ENOG41), whose protein sequence is MSDRFPLEDSDGLLFSLESEANNERRDVETSPSIREPSRHQNIEPNIFDGLEDFRVDPWFSNLDTAHESTGEKREVSSSDGSSAGQVGNSSGTSGSTGTNGTLLVNSDTLLGDAQKNIKDLGSSDENTQQRSSISTYIKREPVEEDAFDDVSLVNSVDSAASIVSEASLFNGVTDLATDTDPLTTLEGSSSSAEAVSASRPVSSSSSGQLFSSQQSSYGSTSSFSTGFSKVGKPQRDRFSHNIIERKYRTNINAKLSELRNAVPTLRAADASTTGGQINFAQLEGLTPASRLNKASVFTKATEYIRHLESKNYALIGEINILRRIISHHNICLPPELEELPEIRRNQSLPQFINYGKSEGPHTRQFTMSQSASQSSSQSSSQ